A stretch of DNA from Blastopirellula marina:
CGTGTGAACTCGAAGCGAAGTACCACGCGGAACTGATCTGGGCACCTCTTCGCGATTATCTGCGTCGGGAAGTCGAGAAATCACGCCACCACTAAGCCCCACCCATCTCTCCCGAATTCCCACATCACCGGTCAACTCTTGATCGATCGGTACAATATTGAATCGCCAATCTATAGTTTACGTGAAAATAGATGAGCCACAGTAGATCGACGTTTCACGACGAGTTGGCCATAATATCAGCGACCAACCAACAACTTTTGCCAACGAGACCGACCGCCATGATCAAACTATTGGTCGTCGACGACGAACAGCTAATCCTCGACTGCTTTCTGTATGGGTTCACACCGCCCGATTATCAGATTATCGTCGCCAAAACGGCGCGGGAAGCATTAGAGCTGTTTCCAACCGAACGTCCTGATGTCGTGTTGCTCGATGTTCGCCTGCCGGACATGTCCGGGCTCGACCTCTTCGCTAAGCTAAATGAACTCGACAGTCGCACGCCCATCATTTTGATGACGGGGCACGGAACGGCAAGCACAGCAATCGAGGCGATGCGATCAGGTGCTTACGACTATATCTTGAAGCCTCTTGATGTCGATCAACTTGCGGTGCTAATTGATTCAGCTGCTGAGACGAGTCGTATGATGCGTACTCCAGCGCGGCTTCCCAGTGACGAACCGACCGAGGTAGAAACCGATTTGTTGGTGGGGCAATGCGACGCGATGCAGGAAGTGTATCGGTCGATCGGTCGTGTAGCCCGACAGAATGTCACTGCACTCATTCTGGGAGAAAGCGGTACAGGCAAGGAAGTCGTTGCACGGGCCATTTACCATTACAGTAAACGTTCGCAGCAACGGTTCCTGGCAATCAACTGCGCGGCGATTCCTGAGCAGTTACTGGAAAGCGAACTGTTCGGCCACGAAAAGGGCGCGTTCACCGGTGCTGACCATCGGAAGATTGGTAAATTCGAGCTCGCTAGTAACGGCACGCTTTTTCTGGACGAAATCGGCGATATGACACCGCTGATGCAGACCAAGATTTTGCGTGTACTGCAAGATCAGACTTTCGAGCGTGTTGGCGGTGACGAAACGATTCGCACCAACGCCAGAATCATTGCGGCCACAAATCGAGATTTGCAGGAAGCGATCCGAGAGGGCAGCTTTCGGAGCGATCTTTACTATCGCCTGAATGTCTACACGATTCACTTGCCACCACTTCGCGAGCGTGTGGAGGATATTCCGCTGTTGGTCGACCACTTTCTCACCAAGTATGGGACGGCATTGGAACGTTCGATGACGGCGGTTGCACCGGAGACGATGGAGGTACTTTCGCGGTACCCTTGGCCCGGCAACGTACGAGAACTCCAAAGTGCGATTCAACATGCCCTACTGGAAGCGACAGGTCCCGTTTTGGTACCCGCCTTTCTGCCAGCCTCGATTCGCGAGACGACGTCTGGCGAGGATGTCCCCGTAGAAGATCAGTCGGAACCAGCTCAGCAGCCGACCGATGGTAATGCTCGCTTGGCTCGCAAACTACTCCAAGCCGATTCCTACAACATATTGGCAGAAGTTGTGAATCGAGCGGAGCGGGAAGCGATTATCGAAGTGCTTCAAGAAACTGAATGCAATCTAACAACCGCCGCTCGGCGTTTGGGAATAAGCCGCACGACGCTAAGAACAAAGCTGCGAACGCTCAAGATCTCGCTTGAGCACACCGCCGAAGCACAAGAGCCGGGCTAGGGGATAGCCCGGCGTCTTGAACCAGCGAGGTGGGAAGCAAGGAAAGCAGTATTACCGACCCGTATGATGGTGGGACGGGGAGGTGTGGTTTAGGAAAGCCAATCGGCCGAAATGGAACGTCGAAGCTTGGGCCATTGAAGCGGTCGAAGCTAAAGCAACCAGCAACATCGCGGCAATCAGTGTCTTTTTCATGGGATAAACTCCTCAGTGCATGGTCAGAATGGGGCTCTGACAAAATGGTGGGGAAGCCCGGCAAATTCATCTTTGCGAAAGGGTTCCCGGTGTCTGAGAATCCCATATGCACAACGTGTGCCAGAACCGATTTACGGGCGATTATGCCGATTTAAGCGAGCTGTAAGGCCAATTAGTGCCTTGTTAAGCGGACACAACTGGCCGAAACGACCAATTCTTGGTCGGTATCTTGTTTTCTGATAGTAGCGGCGTCTCATCACGGTAATCTGAGCTACTCCCGGGTAGGAATTCGCTGTCAAAATCAGTTTGAAATGGCAACGTTTTTAGGAAGAATCGACCCTAATCTGTTAGAATGAGGGAGACCGATTCCGACCTGCTCATCATTTGCCTACCTAATTCCTCCCTCCCCTTCCCCGAGCAAACCATGCGGCGCCTTGCTCTGCTATTGCTGTTGCCTTGGATCACTTGTATCAGTGCGAACGCGATATGTAATGCCGAAGAGCCGATTGACTTCAATCGTCAGATTCGTCCGATTTTGTCCGATCGCTGCTTTCATTGCCATGGACCAGACGATGATCATCGCGAAGCTGGGTTCCGTCTGGACGACCGCCAGAGCGCCACGACGGAAGCCGACTCTGGCGAATTGCCAATCATGCCGGGAAATTCTGCCGAAAGCGAGCTGATCCATCGCGTTGCATCGACCGACGATTCGCTCCGGATGCCTCCCTCCGATTCGAACAAGCCACAGCTCTCCGCCGACGAGATCGAGCTGCTCACAAAATGGATCGATCAGGGAGCCGATTTCCAAAGGCATTGGTCATTCGTCCCACCAACCCGTCCCCAGTTACCTAAGGTCGAGCAGGCAGAGTGGGTTCGTAACCCGATCGATCGCTTCGTCCTCGCCCGAATCGAAGAGCAAAGACTTGCACCGTCACCTGAGGCCGACAAGCGGACTTTGATTCGCCGAGTGACGCTCGATCTCACCGGACTTCCACCGACGCCAGCAGAGGTCGAGCAGTTCCTAGCTGACGAATCGCCGAAAGCTTACGAGCGGCTCGTCGATCGGTTGTTGGCCTCTCCACGTTACGGCGAACGGATGGCTTGGCCTTGGCTTGATGCAGCTCGTTACGCCGACACAAACGGTTATCAAGGCGACCCAGAACGAACCATGTGGCCCTGGCGTGATTGGGTAGTCGATGCGTTAAACAACAACATGCCGTTCGATCAATTTACGATTGAACAGCTCGCTGGTGATCAGATTCCTGAGGCCACGCACGCCCAGGTCATCGCCTCAGGCTTCAATCGCAATCATATGCATAACGGCGAAGGGGGACGCATCGCGGAAGAAACACGTGTCGAGAACGTTTTTGACCGTACCGAGACCACCGCAACCGTTTGGTTGGGGCTGACATACACGTGCTGCCGCTGTCACACCCATAAGTTCGATCCAATCTCGCACACCGAGTATTACGCCTTCTACGACTTCTTCAATCAGACGTCCGAGGGAGGAGGCATTCGCGGTGGTGCCGTACCCCCGTTCGTGCCGTACGTTTCTCCGGAAAACCAACAAAAGCTGGAGACCTACGCACAACAGCTTGCGGCCCTACGAAAGACGCTTCTGAAAGACGACCCCGCAGCAGACGAAGCCCAAGCCAAGTGGCAGGAACGCGTCCGCCGCGAAAGCGCCTGGACATTTCCGGCGATCGTCGAAGTTCAAACGGGCGGCCAATCGCAGCTCTCTACACTCGATGATGGTTCACTTCGTGCTGAAGGGGCCAGGCCCGATCAAGATGTTTATACGATCGTGGCGCGCACAGACCGCTTGAATAATAAAGCAATCCGTTTGGAGGCGCTATCCGACAAGATTTCCTCTCCGACTGGAAGCACTGGCCGAGCCGACAACGGCAACGCAGTGCTTAGCGAGTTCGAAGTTTTCATTCGCCCAGAAACAGACCCTACGGCCAAGTTTCGGCCGGTGAAAATCGTCAAGGGCACCGCAGAGCACGCGCAATCTGGCCTTGGTGTCGAACAAGCTTTCGACGGTATCAATGGCGGCGGAGGTGGCTGGGCGATGGAAGGATTCAACCGCAAAGACAGCAATACAGCTATCTTCTACCTCGACCAGCCGTTTGGGTTTGAAGGAGGCACCGAGATACGTTTCGTCCTTCGCTGCGAGTCGCGACACATCGCCCACACATTAGCACGTGTTCGCTTGTCGGTAGGCTCTGGCGAAACGGAAGGAGTTCTTCCTTCCGAAGTTCAAAATGCCTTGGCAAAATCGCCCGAACAGCTTACCGCGAAAGAGCAGCAGACACTTCGCCAGGAATTTCGCGCGAAGCATTACCATCAGGAAGGAGCAGGCGAGGATTCCTATGCGGCGATTGCCAAACGAATCGAAAAGCTCGAGTCGCAATCGAAATCACTCCGAGACGCTTCGGAGAAAATCAAAGTGATGATCATGGATACGCTAGATAAGCCACGCGAGACGCGTATCCTTGAGAAAGGTTTGTACAACAAGCCGATTGGCGATGCCGTCGCGCCCGATGTTCCTGGTGTGCTGCCAGGACTACCCGAAGAGGCAACTCGCAATCGATTGACGCTGGCTAAATGGCTCGTCTCGCCCGACCATCCCCTCACGGCGCGAGTAACCGTGAATCGATACTGGCAGTTGTTCTTTGGTCAAGGGATTGTGCGAACGCCAGAAGACTTTGGTACGCAGGGCAAGTTACCAACCCATCCAGAACTTCTCGATTGGTTAGCGGTCGAATTCGTCGAGAGCGGCTGGGATGTTAAAGCGATACATCGTCTGATCGTTACTAGTTCGACCTATCGACAATCGTCACAAGCTACCGCCGAGAAGCGAGAAGCTGACCCAGCAAATTTTTTCCTGGCACGGCAATCACGCCACCGACTTCCCTCTTGGATGCTGCGAGACCAAGCGTTATTCGTTGGCAATCTTGCTTCCTTGCGAATGGGCGGACCTCCCGTTAAGCCGTACCAACCAGAGGGGATATGGGCAGAGGCAACCTTCGGAAAGAAAAAGTACCAGCGTGATAACGGCGAGGCTCTTTATCGTCGTAGCTTGTATGTGTTCTGGCGGCGGATCGTGGGACCAACAATGTTCTTCGATGTAGCCAACCGCCAAACTTGCAGCGTGAAGACAGCGATTACCAACACGCCACTACATGCGTTAACGACGCTCAATGATATTACTTACGTCGAGGCCGCTCGTGGGCTGGCAACTAAAGTGATTCACGCCTCGGACGAGCCATCTCAGCGAATTCGGGATGTATTTCTGACGCTCACCTCAAGAGAAGTGACCGAGCAGGAACTTGCCATCCTTTTGGATCGGTACCAGGTGCTCCAAAGCGTGTTCGCCCAAAGCGAAGAAGATGCCCAAAAGCTGTTAGCGATCGGTGAGGCTCCTCGGGACCAGTCGATCGACCTTGCCGAGTTAGCGACGATGACCGCCCTGTGCAATACCTTGATGAACCTTGACGAGGCTCTGAGTCGACCATGACGCGACCAACTGTATCCTCTCCACAAGTTGAACATGCAATCCAGATGACGCGCCGCCAACTACTCGGACGGTGTGGTATCGGGTTGGGCAGTGTGGCCCTAGGTTCTTTAGTTGGCAACCAACAGGCTGGGGCCGCGACGTCGAACGGCTTGCCAGTATTGCCCCACTTTGCTCCGAAAGCGAAACGGGTGATTTACTTGTTTCAGAACGGCGCTCCTTCGCACACCGATTTGTTTGACTACAAACCAAAGCTAAAGGAGATGCACGGTGTGCAGATCCCGGACGAAGTTGTCGGCGGAGCCCGCTTCAGCACGATGACCGGCGGTCAAACCGCGCGGCCTTG
This window harbors:
- a CDS encoding sigma-54-dependent transcriptional regulator, with the protein product MIKLLVVDDEQLILDCFLYGFTPPDYQIIVAKTAREALELFPTERPDVVLLDVRLPDMSGLDLFAKLNELDSRTPIILMTGHGTASTAIEAMRSGAYDYILKPLDVDQLAVLIDSAAETSRMMRTPARLPSDEPTEVETDLLVGQCDAMQEVYRSIGRVARQNVTALILGESGTGKEVVARAIYHYSKRSQQRFLAINCAAIPEQLLESELFGHEKGAFTGADHRKIGKFELASNGTLFLDEIGDMTPLMQTKILRVLQDQTFERVGGDETIRTNARIIAATNRDLQEAIREGSFRSDLYYRLNVYTIHLPPLRERVEDIPLLVDHFLTKYGTALERSMTAVAPETMEVLSRYPWPGNVRELQSAIQHALLEATGPVLVPAFLPASIRETTSGEDVPVEDQSEPAQQPTDGNARLARKLLQADSYNILAEVVNRAEREAIIEVLQETECNLTTAARRLGISRTTLRTKLRTLKISLEHTAEAQEPG
- a CDS encoding PSD1 and planctomycete cytochrome C domain-containing protein, encoding MRRLALLLLLPWITCISANAICNAEEPIDFNRQIRPILSDRCFHCHGPDDDHREAGFRLDDRQSATTEADSGELPIMPGNSAESELIHRVASTDDSLRMPPSDSNKPQLSADEIELLTKWIDQGADFQRHWSFVPPTRPQLPKVEQAEWVRNPIDRFVLARIEEQRLAPSPEADKRTLIRRVTLDLTGLPPTPAEVEQFLADESPKAYERLVDRLLASPRYGERMAWPWLDAARYADTNGYQGDPERTMWPWRDWVVDALNNNMPFDQFTIEQLAGDQIPEATHAQVIASGFNRNHMHNGEGGRIAEETRVENVFDRTETTATVWLGLTYTCCRCHTHKFDPISHTEYYAFYDFFNQTSEGGGIRGGAVPPFVPYVSPENQQKLETYAQQLAALRKTLLKDDPAADEAQAKWQERVRRESAWTFPAIVEVQTGGQSQLSTLDDGSLRAEGARPDQDVYTIVARTDRLNNKAIRLEALSDKISSPTGSTGRADNGNAVLSEFEVFIRPETDPTAKFRPVKIVKGTAEHAQSGLGVEQAFDGINGGGGGWAMEGFNRKDSNTAIFYLDQPFGFEGGTEIRFVLRCESRHIAHTLARVRLSVGSGETEGVLPSEVQNALAKSPEQLTAKEQQTLRQEFRAKHYHQEGAGEDSYAAIAKRIEKLESQSKSLRDASEKIKVMIMDTLDKPRETRILEKGLYNKPIGDAVAPDVPGVLPGLPEEATRNRLTLAKWLVSPDHPLTARVTVNRYWQLFFGQGIVRTPEDFGTQGKLPTHPELLDWLAVEFVESGWDVKAIHRLIVTSSTYRQSSQATAEKREADPANFFLARQSRHRLPSWMLRDQALFVGNLASLRMGGPPVKPYQPEGIWAEATFGKKKYQRDNGEALYRRSLYVFWRRIVGPTMFFDVANRQTCSVKTAITNTPLHALTTLNDITYVEAARGLATKVIHASDEPSQRIRDVFLTLTSREVTEQELAILLDRYQVLQSVFAQSEEDAQKLLAIGEAPRDQSIDLAELATMTALCNTLMNLDEALSRP